Within the Streptomyces sp. NBC_00353 genome, the region GATGGCGGTGTCGTCGTCCTGGCCCGGTGTCGGCTCAAGTGTCCGCTCGACAATGTCCTCCGCTGGTGAACGCGTCCGCACCGTGTCGCATCGTGCTCCCACGCTCTCAGGGAGCGAGTTGGAACGCGACCCAGCCGCTCCGGCGATGATGCTTTCCAGTGAAAACCGGTCCGGGGACTACAGGCGGAGAACGACCAGGGCGATGTCGTCGCGGGCGCCGGCGCTGACGCCGAGGCGGGCGAGCACGGCGTCGGCGAGGCGTTGGGGGCTGAGGCGGGCGAATCGGGCGAGTGCGTCGGTGAGGCGGTGCAGACCGGCGTCGATGTCCTCGCCGCGGCGTTCGACGAGGCCGTCGGTGTAGAGCACGAGGGTGTCGCCGGGCGTGTAGGACAGCTCTGCCTGGGGGCGGGGGACGTGTTTGGGGCGGGCCCCCAGCGGCGGGTCAGTGGCCTGGTCGAGCAGATCGAAGGTGCCGTCGTGGTGGACCAGGACCGGCGGGAGGTGGCCGGCGCTGCTGTAGGTGATGCGGTGGCTGCGCGGGGCGATGACGACTTGGACCGCGGTGGTGGCCAGCGCACCTTCGACCGAGCGCGAGTACAGGCCCAGAACCTCCAGTGCCTTGGCGGGTCCCTGGCGGGCTCGGACGGCGGCGGACAGCGCGCTGCGAAGCATTCCCATGACGGCAGCGGCCTCCAGGCCGTGGCCGACGACGTCACCGACGGCTACGGCGCAGCCGTCGTCGGGCAGGTCGACCAGGTCGTACCAGTCGCCGCACACGTTCAGAGATCCGGCGGCGGGCAGGTAACGCACCGCGACATCCAGATGCCGGGCCAGGTCGGGCGAGTAGAGCATGGCCTCCTGCAAGGTGACGGCGACCTGGCGTTCACGGGCGTGGGCTTGGCGCAGTTCCTCGTTCAACCCCTGGAGCTCACGCGCCCGTGCGTACAGTTCGGATTCCACCACCTCCCATTTGCTGAGTTCCCCGCCTCCTCGTGGGCGGGAGGGATGGGACAGTACGAAGGCGGTCACGTCCTCCACCCGGTGGATGATCCACGCCACCTGTCCGTCCGGCCCGAGCACGGGGGTGTTGATCGGGGACCACCATCGCTCCTCGAACACGCCGGGCCTGTCCGCAACCGGGATGTCGTACTTCTGCACCGCCATCGTGTCCGGCTCCTTGGAGCGCAGGGCCCGGCGCAGGGAGGCGCCCAGGTTCTGCACCCCGTCGGCACCCGGATCTGCAGGGTTGTCGGGGAAAGCGTCGAAGATGTACTGCCCGACCAGATCCTCCCGAGTGCGGCCGGTCGCTGTCAGATACGCCCGGTTGACGTCGATGATCACCAGGTCGGGACCGAGCACCAGGTAGGGGCTGGGCGTGGCGGCGAACAGCGCCTGGTAGTCGATCCGTGGTGTGGTCACATGCTCTCCCGTTCCGTCTCGTGGCCGCCACGGCCGAACGTCGTCTCAACTATGGGTCCTGTACTCCCCCCGCCCCCGTCCTCGCTGCGCCACAGGAGTGTCGGGAACGCGATCCGCGCCGCCGTCCCGCCACGGAGCACCAGGCCATCGGTTTCGTCTACAGTTCTGTAGACGAAACCGGTACCGCCGGGCCGCGGGCCCCGACAGAAGGACTCGACTGCCGTGACCGATCTTGTGCAACGCCGCGTCCTGGTCGTCGAGGACGACAACGGGCTGCGCGACGTGCTCGCCCGCGGACTGCGCGAGGAGAACTTCGCCGTCGTGACCGCCGCCAGTGGGGCCGGCGCCCTGCGCGCCCTCGACGACCGGGTGGATGCCGTCGTCCTCGACATCGGGCTGCCCGACTCGGACGGCCGGGACGTGTGCCAGGCCATGCGTTCGACGGGGCTGCAGGCCCCGGTGGTCTTCCTCACCGCGCACGACACGCTCACCGACCGGCTCTCGGGCTTCTCCGCGGGCGGCGACGACTACCTCGCGAAACCCTTCCACCTTGCCGAACTCGCCGCCCGGATCCGCGCGGCGCTGCGCCGCGCCGGGCCGGACCCCGTGGTCGAGCTGGCGGAGCTCCGGCTCGACCCCGTACGCCACCTCCTGGAGGTGCACGGCAAGCCGGTGGCACTCACCCCCACCGAGTTCCGCCTGCTGGCCGCGCTGATGGCGGCGCCCGGTACCACCGTACGCAGACGGGAACTCCTGCGCGCGGCCTGGCCGGACGGGGCCCAGGTCAGCGACAACACGCTCGACCAGTACCTGACCCGGCTGCGCCGGAAGCTGCGCGAGGCGGACAGCACACGGGCGATCAGTACGGTGCGCGGCGTCGGGTACCGCCTGACATGAGGCGGCTCCGCGCCATCGGACGGCTCCGCACCGCGCTGCCCCACACTCTGCGGGGCCGCCTCGCCCTGCTCGCCCTGGCCTCCGCCACGGCCTGGGTCGCCGCGCTCACCATCGCGTTCGACATCGTCCTCGCCGGACGACTGAGCAGCCAGGCCGCCGACGTGCTGCAGACCCGAGCCGCGGCGGTGGCCGCCACCGTCGAGGCACGCCCGGACGGCGGGATCGTCGTCCACGAACCGCCCGACGACCGCGCCCTGGATGTCGGCACGTGGATCTACCGCGGAAGCACGGCCATCGAGAGGCCGAGCGCGCCCCCCGCCCTCCAGCGGCAGGCCGACCGGCTCACCGGCCGCGGCAGCGCATACCAGGAGTCCGGCGGGAGGAACGCCTCCCGGCTCTACGCCCTGCCGGTGCGCGTCGGC harbors:
- a CDS encoding PP2C family protein-serine/threonine phosphatase encodes the protein MTTPRIDYQALFAATPSPYLVLGPDLVIIDVNRAYLTATGRTREDLVGQYIFDAFPDNPADPGADGVQNLGASLRRALRSKEPDTMAVQKYDIPVADRPGVFEERWWSPINTPVLGPDGQVAWIIHRVEDVTAFVLSHPSRPRGGGELSKWEVVESELYARARELQGLNEELRQAHARERQVAVTLQEAMLYSPDLARHLDVAVRYLPAAGSLNVCGDWYDLVDLPDDGCAVAVGDVVGHGLEAAAVMGMLRSALSAAVRARQGPAKALEVLGLYSRSVEGALATTAVQVVIAPRSHRITYSSAGHLPPVLVHHDGTFDLLDQATDPPLGARPKHVPRPQAELSYTPGDTLVLYTDGLVERRGEDIDAGLHRLTDALARFARLSPQRLADAVLARLGVSAGARDDIALVVLRL
- a CDS encoding response regulator transcription factor; amino-acid sequence: MQRRVLVVEDDNGLRDVLARGLREENFAVVTAASGAGALRALDDRVDAVVLDIGLPDSDGRDVCQAMRSTGLQAPVVFLTAHDTLTDRLSGFSAGGDDYLAKPFHLAELAARIRAALRRAGPDPVVELAELRLDPVRHLLEVHGKPVALTPTEFRLLAALMAAPGTTVRRRELLRAAWPDGAQVSDNTLDQYLTRLRRKLREADSTRAISTVRGVGYRLT